Proteins encoded together in one Sinorhizobium meliloti window:
- a CDS encoding esterase-like activity of phytase family protein, translated as MFCRNFAVLFLLISAAVARAEPAREIVPVKSRQISQFKVGSGQRVFGALEFMGGIEMTSANPLFGALSAIRFLPDGQSFVAVMDTGHWVEGAVIRDDAGGLEGLTDLKVTPMTDATGEAQLEKWRVDSEGLALREGQAIVSFEQSPRIEIYPYPGFAEARPLRQMTLPFSVEELRSNGGIETIAIAPKNGPLRGAAVVVSERSVDKADNLFAGILEGPMKGAFTVVRADPYSVTDGAFLPDGDLLLLERRFNFASGLGMRVRRIAAGDIRPGAVVDGDVMLEADMSYQIDNMEALDVISRPDGEIRVILVSDDNHSILERNLMLEFRLIK; from the coding sequence ATGTTCTGCCGAAACTTTGCCGTGCTTTTCCTGCTGATTTCGGCTGCTGTCGCGCGCGCGGAGCCGGCGCGCGAGATCGTTCCGGTCAAGAGCCGGCAGATATCCCAGTTCAAGGTCGGCTCCGGTCAAAGGGTCTTCGGCGCGCTCGAGTTCATGGGCGGCATCGAGATGACGTCGGCCAACCCGTTGTTCGGTGCACTGTCGGCCATCCGGTTTCTGCCGGACGGCCAGTCCTTCGTCGCGGTGATGGACACCGGCCATTGGGTCGAGGGGGCCGTCATCCGCGACGATGCCGGCGGGCTCGAGGGGCTCACCGATCTCAAGGTCACGCCGATGACCGACGCGACGGGCGAAGCTCAGCTCGAGAAATGGCGGGTCGATTCCGAAGGGCTGGCGCTACGCGAAGGTCAGGCGATCGTCAGCTTCGAGCAGTCGCCGCGCATCGAAATCTATCCTTATCCCGGCTTCGCCGAGGCGCGTCCCCTGAGGCAGATGACCCTGCCGTTCTCCGTCGAAGAGCTGCGCAGCAATGGCGGCATCGAGACGATCGCGATTGCGCCGAAGAACGGCCCGCTTCGCGGCGCGGCCGTGGTCGTCTCCGAGCGCAGCGTCGACAAGGCGGACAATCTTTTTGCCGGGATATTGGAGGGGCCGATGAAGGGCGCCTTCACGGTCGTGCGCGCGGATCCCTATTCGGTAACCGACGGCGCCTTTCTGCCGGATGGCGACCTGCTTCTCCTCGAGCGGCGATTCAATTTCGCCTCCGGTCTCGGCATGCGTGTTCGCCGTATCGCCGCGGGGGACATCCGACCTGGCGCAGTGGTCGACGGCGACGTCATGCTCGAAGCGGACATGAGCTATCAGATCGACAATATGGAGGCGCTCGACGTCATCTCGCGGCCTGACGGCGAGATCCGGGTGATCCTGGTCTCGGATGACAACCACTCGATCCTCGAGCGAAACCTGATGCTCGAATTCCGGCTGATCAAGTGA
- the cobT gene encoding cobaltochelatase subunit CobT, with product MSSNSKAKPTTRENAAEPFKRALSGCIRSIAGDAELEVAFANERPGMTAERIRLPELSKRPTRQELAVARGLGDSMALRKACHDARVHATMSPQGADARAIFDAVEQARVEAIGALRMPGVAGNLSSMLEEKYSKANFAAIDVQADAPLEEAVALLVREKLTGEKPPESAGQVLDLWRDFIEQKAGPDMRNLAGTINDQQAFARVVRDMLSSMDVAEKYGEDDNEPDEQESETDEDQPRSQEQDENASDEEEGSDAAPADENQSAEEQMEEGEMDGAEISDDDLQDESDEDSETPGEVKRPNHPFADFNEKVDYSVYTREFDETIASEELCDEAELDRLRAFLDKQLAHLQGAVGRLANRLQRRLMAQQNRSWEFDLEEGYLDSARLQRIIIDPMQPLSFKREKDTNFRDTVVTLLIDNSGSMRGRPITVAATCADILARTLERCGVKVEILGFTTKAWKGGQSREKWLAGGKPQSPGRLNDLRHIIYKSADAPWRRARRNLGLMMREGLLKENIDGEALMWAHDRLLARSEQRRILMMISDGAPVDDSTLSVNPGNYLERHLRAVIEQIETRSPVELLAIGIGHDVTRYYRRAVTIVDADELAGAMTDQLAALFEDESMRRRPGGARRAG from the coding sequence GTGAGTTCGAATTCCAAGGCGAAACCGACTACGAGGGAAAACGCCGCCGAACCGTTCAAGCGGGCGCTTTCCGGCTGCATCCGGTCGATCGCCGGCGATGCGGAGCTGGAGGTCGCTTTCGCCAATGAGCGGCCCGGAATGACAGCCGAACGCATCCGGCTGCCGGAGCTCTCCAAGCGCCCGACCCGCCAGGAGCTGGCGGTGGCGCGCGGCCTCGGCGATTCCATGGCGCTGCGCAAGGCCTGCCACGATGCTCGGGTCCATGCGACGATGTCGCCGCAAGGGGCGGACGCGCGGGCGATCTTCGATGCGGTCGAGCAGGCGCGCGTCGAGGCGATCGGCGCACTCAGGATGCCGGGCGTGGCGGGCAACCTCTCCTCCATGCTCGAGGAGAAATACAGCAAGGCGAATTTCGCTGCCATCGACGTTCAAGCGGACGCGCCGCTCGAAGAGGCGGTGGCACTGCTCGTGCGCGAGAAATTGACCGGGGAGAAGCCGCCGGAGTCGGCTGGTCAGGTCCTCGACCTCTGGCGCGACTTCATCGAGCAGAAGGCCGGTCCCGACATGCGCAATCTGGCGGGTACGATCAACGACCAGCAGGCTTTCGCCCGCGTCGTGCGCGACATGCTGTCCTCGATGGATGTCGCCGAGAAATACGGCGAGGACGATAACGAGCCGGACGAGCAGGAGAGCGAGACCGACGAGGACCAGCCGCGCAGCCAGGAGCAGGACGAAAACGCCAGCGACGAGGAAGAAGGCTCCGACGCCGCGCCCGCCGACGAAAACCAGTCTGCCGAGGAGCAGATGGAAGAAGGCGAGATGGATGGCGCGGAAATTTCCGACGACGATCTCCAGGACGAGAGCGACGAGGACAGCGAAACGCCCGGCGAGGTGAAGCGGCCGAACCATCCCTTCGCGGATTTCAACGAGAAGGTCGATTATTCCGTCTATACCCGGGAGTTCGACGAAACCATCGCCTCCGAGGAGCTCTGCGACGAGGCGGAACTCGATCGGTTGCGCGCCTTTCTCGACAAGCAGCTCGCCCATCTCCAGGGCGCGGTCGGACGCCTCGCAAACCGCCTGCAGCGCCGCCTGATGGCACAGCAGAACCGCTCCTGGGAGTTCGATCTCGAAGAGGGCTATCTCGACTCCGCCCGCCTGCAGCGCATCATCATCGATCCGATGCAGCCGCTCTCCTTCAAACGCGAGAAGGACACGAACTTCCGCGACACGGTCGTCACGCTCCTGATCGACAATTCCGGTTCGATGCGCGGCCGCCCGATCACCGTCGCCGCGACCTGCGCCGATATTCTTGCGCGCACGCTGGAGCGCTGCGGCGTGAAAGTCGAAATCCTGGGTTTCACGACCAAGGCGTGGAAGGGCGGACAATCGCGCGAGAAATGGCTTGCCGGCGGCAAGCCTCAATCGCCGGGCCGCCTCAACGACCTGCGTCACATCATCTACAAGTCCGCCGACGCGCCCTGGCGTCGCGCGCGCCGCAATCTCGGCCTGATGATGCGCGAGGGACTGCTCAAGGAAAACATCGACGGCGAGGCGCTGATGTGGGCGCATGATCGTCTTCTGGCGCGGTCCGAGCAGCGACGCATCCTGATGATGATCTCGGACGGAGCGCCGGTCGACGATTCCACCCTTTCGGTCAACCCCGGAAATTACCTCGAGCGGCATCTGCGCGCCGTTATCGAGCAGATCGAGACGCGCTCGCCGGTCGAACTGCTTGCGATCGGCATCGGCCATGACGTCACACGCTACTATCGCCGCGCCGTGACCATCGTCGATGCGGACGAACTGGCAGGGGCGATGACGGATCAGCTTGCGGCGCTCTTCGAGGACGAGAGCATGCGCCGCCGCCCGGGCGGAGCACGTCGCGCCGGTTAA
- a CDS encoding DUF3108 domain-containing protein: MGLSGMKLCIGFRAPALLAAMMFSTAPLAAEVSHQTDYSIALAGLPLARASFHTEVEKNRYTISGTLNSAGLVDIISRTTGQTRVSGVIDRDHLRASEYSMSYRSGRKGRAINVSFRNGNVVRASMVPKRNPLPKNWVPVTSRDMRNVLDPLSGLLIPAKARVCPNTLPIFDGESRLDIRLSPKGTRNFKTRGFEGEVIVCGIRFVPKAGYRKGREDVEYLRRLGTMEIWYARANGVDVYAPVYARIPTKIGAVTVSATRFGD, translated from the coding sequence ATGGGGCTTTCGGGCATGAAGTTGTGCATTGGTTTTCGCGCGCCGGCACTCCTGGCCGCCATGATGTTTTCCACAGCCCCGCTTGCTGCGGAAGTCTCGCATCAGACGGACTACAGCATCGCGCTCGCCGGCCTGCCTTTGGCGCGCGCATCGTTCCACACCGAGGTCGAAAAGAATCGCTACACGATTTCGGGAACCCTGAATTCCGCGGGCCTCGTGGATATCATCAGCCGCACCACGGGGCAGACGCGTGTCTCCGGAGTAATCGACCGCGACCATCTCCGGGCAAGCGAATATTCCATGTCCTACCGCAGCGGCCGGAAGGGCCGGGCCATCAATGTGAGCTTCCGAAACGGCAATGTCGTGCGCGCGAGCATGGTTCCGAAGCGTAATCCACTGCCGAAGAACTGGGTGCCGGTCACGAGCCGGGACATGCGCAATGTGCTGGACCCGCTTTCCGGTCTGCTCATTCCGGCAAAAGCCCGGGTCTGCCCCAACACGCTGCCGATCTTCGACGGGGAATCCCGGCTCGACATAAGACTGTCTCCGAAGGGAACGCGAAACTTCAAAACCAGGGGATTCGAGGGCGAAGTGATCGTCTGCGGCATCCGCTTCGTACCGAAGGCGGGGTACCGGAAGGGCCGCGAGGACGTCGAATATCTGCGCCGCCTGGGAACGATGGAGATCTGGTACGCGAGGGCGAACGGCGTGGACGTCTATGCTCCGGTCTATGCCCGCATACCGACGAAGATCGGAGCGGTCACGGTTTCGGCGACGCGCTTCGGCGATTGA
- a CDS encoding cupin domain-containing protein, with amino-acid sequence MAARDMTAAAIIETLGLARHPEGGWYGETFRDANGGARGHSTAIYYLLERGDRSHWHRVHDAAEVWHYYAGAPLALSIAEPGRPASQTRLGPDLLGGERPQQVVPAGWWQSATSLGAWTLVGCTVAPGFDFAAFEMAHPDWRPAEE; translated from the coding sequence ATGGCAGCTCGGGACATGACGGCGGCGGCTATCATTGAAACGCTGGGTCTCGCCCGGCACCCGGAAGGCGGCTGGTACGGGGAGACGTTCCGCGACGCCAATGGTGGCGCGCGTGGCCACTCGACGGCCATCTACTACCTTCTCGAACGGGGCGACCGTTCGCATTGGCACCGGGTCCACGATGCCGCCGAGGTCTGGCACTACTACGCCGGCGCGCCGCTCGCGCTCAGCATCGCCGAGCCGGGCAGGCCCGCTTCGCAGACCCGGCTCGGTCCCGACCTGCTCGGCGGCGAAAGACCGCAACAGGTCGTTCCCGCCGGCTGGTGGCAATCCGCCACTTCGCTTGGGGCGTGGACGCTCGTCGGTTGCACCGTCGCACCCGGCTTCGACTTCGCCGCCTTCGAAATGGCGCACCCCGATTGGCGGCCGGCCGAGGAGTGA
- a CDS encoding DMT family transporter: protein MKFKATLIGFTAILMWSLLALFTAASGKMPPFQLSAVCFLIGSLPGIAVLTSKPERLALLKQPARVWIIGIAGLFGYHFLYFTALRNAPAVEAGLIAYLWPLFIVVGSALLPGEKLRWHHVAGALAGLVGTILIVARNGIAFDDAYALGYGAAFLCAFTWSGYSLITRRFDAVSTDVVTGFCLATSALSFLCHLGLETTVWPETTFEWLAVAGLGLLPVGAAFYAWDYGVKNGDIQFLGVASYAAPVLSTLILILFGFAEPSWRIVAACLLVTGGAVLAAKDMIFRKGRATLPAE, encoded by the coding sequence ATGAAGTTCAAGGCAACGCTGATCGGTTTCACCGCGATCCTCATGTGGTCGCTGCTGGCGCTCTTTACTGCCGCATCCGGCAAGATGCCGCCGTTCCAACTCTCCGCCGTCTGCTTTCTCATAGGCAGTCTGCCCGGCATCGCCGTCCTGACGTCGAAGCCCGAGCGCCTCGCACTTCTGAAGCAGCCGGCAAGGGTGTGGATCATCGGCATTGCCGGCCTCTTCGGCTACCACTTTCTTTATTTCACGGCGCTTCGCAATGCGCCGGCCGTGGAGGCGGGGCTCATCGCCTATCTCTGGCCGCTCTTCATCGTTGTCGGCTCGGCGCTGCTGCCGGGCGAGAAGCTTCGCTGGCACCATGTTGCAGGCGCCCTTGCGGGGCTCGTCGGAACGATCCTGATCGTTGCGCGCAACGGCATCGCCTTCGATGACGCCTATGCACTCGGTTACGGCGCAGCATTCCTCTGCGCCTTTACCTGGTCCGGCTATTCGCTGATCACGCGCCGCTTCGATGCGGTATCCACAGATGTCGTGACCGGTTTCTGCCTTGCGACGTCCGCTCTGTCCTTCCTCTGCCATCTCGGACTCGAAACGACGGTCTGGCCTGAAACCACCTTCGAGTGGCTCGCCGTGGCGGGGCTTGGCCTGCTGCCGGTCGGTGCCGCCTTCTATGCCTGGGACTACGGCGTGAAGAACGGTGACATCCAGTTCCTGGGCGTTGCGAGCTATGCGGCGCCGGTGCTTTCGACCCTGATCCTCATTCTGTTCGGCTTTGCCGAGCCGTCCTGGCGGATCGTGGCTGCCTGCCTGCTGGTGACGGGCGGCGCCGTGCTTGCGGCAAAGGATATGATCTTCCGAAAGGGCAGGGCCACGCTGCCTGCGGAGTAG
- a CDS encoding VUT family protein — MLINRTFYLYVTLMTFVVVASNFLVQYPLPGSIAGMQLGDLLTWGAFSYPFAFLVTDLTNRQFGPRIARRVVVAGFAVAVILSVLAATPRIAIASGSAFLVGQLLDISVFNRLRRQTWWQAPLAGSLIGSALDTAMFFSFAFAPFFVFLGANDGFALETAPVLGLLSVDAPRWISWALGDLAVKILCGIVLLLPYGALMSVVKPMPAVKATA, encoded by the coding sequence ATGCTGATCAACCGTACGTTCTACCTTTATGTGACGCTGATGACCTTCGTGGTCGTGGCGTCGAACTTCCTCGTCCAGTATCCGCTCCCCGGTTCGATCGCCGGGATGCAACTGGGCGACCTCCTGACCTGGGGCGCCTTCAGCTATCCCTTCGCCTTCCTCGTCACAGACCTGACCAATCGCCAGTTCGGGCCGCGAATCGCGCGCCGCGTCGTCGTTGCCGGCTTCGCGGTCGCCGTCATACTCTCCGTTCTCGCCGCGACGCCGCGCATCGCGATCGCCTCCGGTTCAGCCTTTCTGGTCGGCCAGCTTCTCGATATCTCGGTCTTCAACCGGCTCAGGCGCCAGACCTGGTGGCAGGCGCCGCTCGCGGGCTCGCTGATCGGTTCGGCCCTCGATACGGCGATGTTCTTCTCTTTCGCCTTCGCCCCGTTCTTCGTGTTCTTGGGTGCCAATGACGGCTTTGCGCTGGAAACCGCGCCCGTTCTCGGCCTGCTCAGCGTCGACGCCCCGCGCTGGATTTCCTGGGCGCTCGGCGATCTCGCGGTCAAGATCCTCTGCGGTATCGTGCTGCTGCTTCCCTATGGCGCGCTGATGAGCGTCGTCAAACCCATGCCGGCCGTAAAAGCAACGGCCTGA
- the cobS gene encoding cobaltochelatase subunit CobS — translation MSKIDLDISNLPDTTVSVREAFGIDTDLRVPAYSKGDAYVPEIDPDYLFDRETTLAILAGFAHNRRVMVSGYHGTGKSTHIEQVAARLNWPCVRVNLDSHVSRIDLVGKDAIVVKDGLQVTEFKDGILPWAYQHNVALVFDEYDAGRPDVMFVIQRVLESSGRLTLLDQSRVIRPHPAFRLFATANTVGLGDTTGLYHGTQQINQAQMDRWSIVTALNYLPHDKEVDIVSAKVKGFVADKGRETVSKMVRVADLTRAAFINGDLSTVMSPRTVITWAENAYIFGDIAFAFRVTFLNKCDELERALVAEHYQRAFGVELKESAANIVLEATA, via the coding sequence ATGAGCAAGATTGACCTCGACATTTCCAACCTCCCCGACACGACGGTCTCTGTCCGGGAGGCTTTCGGCATCGACACGGATTTGCGCGTTCCGGCCTATTCGAAGGGCGATGCCTATGTGCCCGAAATCGACCCGGACTACCTCTTCGATCGCGAGACGACGCTCGCCATTCTCGCCGGCTTCGCCCACAACCGGCGCGTGATGGTTTCCGGTTATCACGGCACCGGCAAGTCGACCCATATCGAGCAGGTCGCGGCGCGGCTCAACTGGCCATGCGTGCGCGTCAACCTCGACAGCCATGTCAGCCGCATCGATCTCGTCGGCAAGGACGCGATCGTCGTCAAGGACGGGCTTCAGGTGACCGAGTTCAAGGACGGCATTCTGCCCTGGGCCTATCAGCACAATGTCGCGCTCGTCTTCGACGAATATGATGCCGGCCGGCCGGACGTCATGTTCGTGATCCAGCGCGTGCTGGAGTCCTCCGGCCGCCTGACGCTGCTCGACCAGAGCCGCGTCATCCGCCCGCACCCGGCCTTCCGATTGTTTGCGACGGCAAACACCGTCGGTCTCGGCGACACGACCGGCCTCTATCACGGTACGCAGCAGATCAACCAGGCCCAGATGGACCGCTGGTCGATCGTGACGGCGCTCAATTATCTGCCGCACGACAAGGAAGTCGATATCGTTTCCGCCAAGGTCAAGGGTTTCGTCGCCGACAAGGGCCGCGAAACGGTCTCCAAGATGGTCCGCGTCGCCGACCTGACCCGTGCCGCCTTTATCAACGGCGACCTGTCGACCGTCATGAGCCCGCGTACAGTCATCACCTGGGCCGAGAACGCCTATATCTTCGGCGACATCGCCTTTGCGTTTCGCGTGACTTTCCTCAACAAGTGCGACGAGCTGGAGCGGGCGCTGGTCGCCGAGCATTATCAGCGCGCCTTCGGCGTCGAACTCAAGGAGAGCGCTGCCAACATCGTGCTGGAAGCGACCGCCTGA
- the gloB gene encoding hydroxyacylglutathione hydrolase, protein MAALELDLFLCRTDNYGVLLHDRLSGSTASIDAPEERPILDALERRGWQLTHILTTHHHGDHVAANASLKERFGLTIIGPKNEASKIPGIDRSVGHGERFDFAGHPVDVIETPGHTSGHVCYHLPEDRLLFAADTLFALGCGRLFEGTAETMWQSLSRLMALPDDTAIYFGHEYTLANAHFAVTVDPENTALKERAAEIEETRSDGGFTAPTTMGLEKRTNPFLRAGDPKIRALLGMEKASDAAVFAEIRKRKDNF, encoded by the coding sequence ATGGCCGCGCTCGAACTCGATCTCTTTCTCTGCCGCACCGACAATTACGGTGTACTCCTCCACGACCGGCTTAGCGGCTCTACGGCATCGATCGATGCACCGGAGGAGCGGCCGATCCTCGACGCGCTCGAACGGCGCGGATGGCAGTTGACGCATATCCTCACCACGCATCACCACGGTGATCATGTGGCTGCGAATGCCAGCCTGAAGGAACGCTTCGGCCTCACCATCATCGGGCCGAAGAACGAAGCGTCGAAGATCCCCGGCATAGACAGATCCGTGGGACATGGCGAACGCTTCGACTTCGCCGGCCATCCGGTCGATGTCATCGAAACGCCGGGGCACACCTCCGGCCACGTCTGCTACCATTTGCCCGAGGACAGGCTGCTTTTCGCCGCCGATACGCTTTTCGCGCTCGGATGCGGCCGTCTCTTCGAGGGAACGGCCGAAACGATGTGGCAATCGCTGAGCCGGCTGATGGCGCTTCCCGACGACACGGCCATCTATTTCGGCCATGAATACACCCTTGCCAACGCCCATTTCGCCGTCACGGTCGATCCGGAAAATACGGCTTTGAAGGAGCGTGCGGCCGAGATCGAGGAGACCCGCTCAGATGGCGGCTTCACCGCGCCGACGACGATGGGCCTCGAAAAGCGGACAAACCCGTTCCTGCGCGCCGGCGATCCGAAGATCCGCGCGCTGCTCGGCATGGAAAAGGCGAGCGATGCCGCCGTCTTCGCGGAAATACGAAAGCGTAAGGACAATTTTTAA
- a CDS encoding J domain-containing protein encodes MCVMKLDSKYFDRIRTRPRGQARVEPSAPVCQWDGCDKTAVHRAPVGRNAEGEYFMFCFEHVKEYNKGYNYFSGLSDTEIARYQKEAVTGHRPTWTVGVNKSARNGPTQSQTRSGSAGAQARMRDPFGFFNEARARQARHEPRLRKLKTLEAKAFETLGLAASATTADIKAAYKELVKKHHPDANGGDRGSEDRFRAVIQAYQLLKQAGFC; translated from the coding sequence ATGTGCGTCATGAAGCTCGATTCAAAATATTTCGACCGCATCCGAACGCGCCCCCGGGGTCAAGCGCGCGTGGAGCCGTCCGCGCCGGTGTGCCAATGGGATGGCTGCGACAAGACGGCGGTCCATCGGGCTCCCGTCGGGCGCAATGCCGAGGGCGAATATTTCATGTTCTGCTTCGAGCATGTGAAGGAGTACAACAAGGGCTACAATTATTTTTCCGGCCTCTCCGACACCGAGATCGCCCGCTACCAGAAGGAAGCGGTGACCGGCCATCGTCCGACCTGGACGGTCGGCGTCAACAAGAGCGCCCGCAACGGCCCGACACAGTCGCAGACGCGTTCCGGCTCCGCCGGCGCACAGGCGCGCATGCGAGATCCTTTCGGATTTTTCAACGAGGCGCGCGCCCGACAGGCACGGCACGAGCCGCGCCTGCGCAAGCTGAAGACGCTCGAGGCGAAGGCCTTCGAGACGCTGGGCCTTGCGGCCTCGGCGACGACCGCCGACATCAAGGCGGCATACAAGGAGCTCGTCAAGAAGCACCACCCCGACGCAAATGGCGGAGACAGGGGATCGGAAGACCGCTTCCGGGCGGTTATTCAAGCCTACCAATTGTTAAAACAGGCTGGTTTCTGCTAA
- a CDS encoding class I SAM-dependent methyltransferase, producing the protein MLPMHTDIVDLRQFYHSELGRMAEQSVSSALASIWARLPEERLLGLGYAVPYLERFRADTERTFAFMPAGQGAVNWPVADLSSTALVFDEELPLPDASIDRVLMVHSLEFAESPRETMKEIWRVLAPGGRLIIVVPNRRGVWAQMEHTPFGSGRPYSRGQLTALLRETNFTPGATTEALFFPPSKRKLALRLRHGLERFGRSLWPVFSGVIIVEAQKRLYQGLPVAARASRRVFVPVLAPRGVPSTRSRATKAP; encoded by the coding sequence ATGTTGCCCATGCACACCGATATCGTCGATCTCCGCCAATTCTATCACTCCGAGCTCGGCCGCATGGCGGAACAGTCGGTCAGCTCAGCCCTTGCTTCCATCTGGGCACGCCTGCCCGAGGAAAGGCTCCTTGGGCTCGGCTATGCGGTGCCCTATCTCGAGCGCTTCCGTGCCGATACGGAGCGGACCTTCGCCTTCATGCCGGCCGGGCAGGGTGCGGTGAACTGGCCGGTCGCAGACCTGTCCTCGACGGCACTGGTCTTCGACGAGGAATTGCCGCTGCCCGATGCCTCGATCGATCGCGTATTGATGGTCCATTCCCTGGAATTTGCCGAAAGCCCGCGCGAAACGATGAAGGAGATCTGGCGCGTGCTGGCGCCCGGCGGACGTCTGATCATCGTGGTACCGAATCGCCGCGGCGTCTGGGCACAGATGGAGCACACGCCCTTCGGCTCGGGGCGGCCCTATTCCCGCGGCCAGTTGACGGCGCTCTTGCGCGAGACCAACTTCACGCCCGGCGCCACGACGGAGGCGCTCTTCTTTCCGCCCTCGAAGCGCAAGCTTGCACTTCGGCTGCGCCACGGTCTGGAACGGTTCGGCCGATCGCTCTGGCCGGTCTTTTCGGGGGTGATCATCGTCGAGGCGCAGAAGCGGCTTTATCAGGGCCTGCCGGTGGCCGCACGCGCCTCGCGCCGCGTCTTCGTCCCGGTGCTGGCTCCGCGGGGCGTGCCCAGCACGCGCAGTCGGGCAACGAAAGCGCCGTAG
- the rpmB gene encoding 50S ribosomal protein L28 has translation MSRSCELTGKGVQSGNNVSHANNKTKRKFLPNLCNVTLISDALGQRFRLRVSAAALRSVEHRGGLDAFLLKADENELSMRARLLRRQIVKKAAEAA, from the coding sequence ATGTCCCGTAGTTGCGAATTGACCGGCAAGGGCGTCCAGTCGGGCAACAATGTCAGCCATGCCAACAACAAGACCAAGCGCAAGTTCCTGCCGAACCTGTGCAACGTCACGCTGATTTCCGATGCCCTCGGCCAGCGCTTCCGCCTGCGCGTTTCCGCTGCGGCTCTCCGCTCGGTCGAACACCGCGGCGGTCTCGACGCCTTCCTGCTGAAGGCCGACGAGAACGAGCTCAGCATGCGCGCCCGCCTGCTGCGTCGTCAGATCGTGAAGAAGGCTGCCGAAGCCGCCTGA
- a CDS encoding BolA family protein has protein sequence MSLQRRIEEKLVEAFHPERLMVINESGQHAGHQPEFDGGGETHMRVRIVSSAFTGMSRVARHRAINDLLKPELDAGLHALAVEPAAPGEPTRW, from the coding sequence ATGTCGCTGCAACGCCGCATCGAAGAGAAGCTCGTGGAAGCCTTCCATCCCGAGCGGCTGATGGTGATCAATGAGAGCGGTCAGCATGCCGGTCACCAGCCGGAATTCGACGGCGGCGGCGAAACGCATATGCGCGTCCGCATCGTTTCGAGCGCCTTTACCGGCATGAGCCGTGTGGCGCGCCATCGCGCGATAAACGATCTGCTGAAGCCGGAGCTCGATGCCGGCCTCCATGCTTTGGCGGTGGAACCCGCAGCGCCGGGGGAACCGACGCGGTGGTGA